From Pseudoalteromonas viridis, one genomic window encodes:
- a CDS encoding beta-propeller domain-containing protein, with product MLYSTQLKLGVAALTLSLLGACGSGSDTNTSSQDPGNGGSQTPPDKVPDLTTGEASAQKLRKASAADFATYLKNGIYLAQGVTTPQDSGEQVSAPNSDAAIPAYSSTNVQEQAVDESDRVKYDGAHLYIANTADFQAAQGEHKQSVRILKREENGALGPLTTLITSSDFYARQQLYLQENNLAAVLSNDRGGFMVEPLLTAEIAVDATSIPFLGSQDFALTLVDVKDPSQAQVTHQFRFDGELVDSRVIGNSLYLISEFSASFTGFEQEGEGLDVVNYQKITETDITELLPKVTNIKAGTERLLVDPATCYMPDNASNLHGYHHITSVTRVSLNDPDSLTTTCIASRTEGIYMSENNVYLYGYYYDSEEASFDDATQTVIHQFNLGEQAVSYTVSGKVAGHLGRSNHNLRFSEHAGVLRVVTTRFTEANGMLHRLYLLEKQDESLAVVAQLPNQTRTTPIGKVSDNGLVEEDIYAVRFFADKAYIVTFRQIDPLYVLDLSDKSDPKITGALEIPGYSAYLHPVSEQLLIGIGQNVQNWFLDGPLDNEDDFGAKVSLFDVSDMSAPSLVDEKVFSGGFSPVEFDYHAFSYIKHSDGVFRMTLPVESWLTENDSENSVSWYKRNELAAFEVHTGETPKLLYMGSSTAEQQPDADTSQYFWAGDDRGILHDEHIYYVHGNFVWSSLWQSPQDTSGPF from the coding sequence ATGTTATATTCTACCCAGCTGAAGCTAGGTGTAGCGGCGCTTACTTTGTCTTTACTCGGTGCATGTGGCTCAGGGAGTGATACGAATACTTCCTCTCAGGACCCGGGTAATGGAGGATCGCAAACGCCGCCCGACAAAGTACCTGATTTAACCACGGGTGAGGCAAGCGCGCAAAAACTGCGTAAGGCAAGTGCCGCGGATTTTGCAACGTATCTCAAAAATGGCATTTACCTGGCACAAGGTGTGACGACTCCTCAGGATAGCGGTGAGCAGGTAAGCGCGCCGAATTCTGATGCTGCTATACCGGCGTATTCAAGCACCAATGTGCAGGAACAAGCGGTGGATGAAAGTGATAGAGTGAAATACGACGGTGCGCACTTATATATTGCTAATACCGCTGATTTTCAGGCTGCACAGGGGGAGCACAAGCAGTCTGTTCGCATCTTGAAGCGTGAAGAAAATGGCGCGCTTGGACCATTGACCACTTTAATCACCAGTTCAGACTTTTACGCGAGACAGCAATTGTACCTGCAGGAGAATAACCTGGCCGCCGTGCTCAGCAACGACCGGGGTGGGTTTATGGTGGAGCCCTTACTAACGGCTGAGATAGCCGTAGACGCAACATCTATCCCTTTCTTAGGTTCCCAAGACTTTGCGCTGACCCTGGTTGATGTCAAAGACCCTTCTCAGGCTCAGGTTACTCATCAGTTTCGCTTTGATGGCGAGCTGGTTGATTCACGTGTCATCGGTAACTCGCTTTATTTGATCAGCGAATTCTCGGCCAGTTTTACGGGGTTTGAACAAGAGGGTGAGGGTCTGGATGTCGTTAATTACCAAAAAATAACGGAGACAGATATCACTGAACTGCTGCCTAAAGTGACCAACATTAAAGCCGGCACCGAGCGCTTATTGGTCGACCCGGCGACTTGCTATATGCCAGACAATGCATCCAATTTGCATGGATATCATCACATTACATCAGTGACTCGCGTGTCACTCAACGACCCCGATTCATTGACCACGACCTGTATCGCTAGCAGAACCGAAGGGATCTACATGTCAGAAAATAATGTCTATCTTTATGGTTATTATTATGACTCGGAAGAAGCCTCGTTTGATGACGCAACTCAGACGGTGATCCACCAGTTTAATTTGGGCGAGCAGGCGGTCAGCTACACTGTGTCTGGCAAAGTGGCCGGTCACTTGGGGCGCAGCAATCACAACTTAAGGTTCAGTGAGCATGCTGGGGTATTGCGTGTGGTGACGACTCGATTTACCGAGGCAAACGGTATGTTGCACAGGCTTTACCTGCTGGAAAAGCAAGATGAAAGCCTGGCGGTGGTTGCCCAGTTACCCAATCAGACGCGCACTACGCCAATCGGAAAAGTCTCTGACAATGGGTTGGTAGAAGAAGACATCTATGCGGTCCGTTTTTTTGCTGACAAAGCTTACATCGTCACGTTCCGCCAGATAGATCCTTTGTATGTGCTGGACCTGAGCGATAAGAGCGACCCTAAGATCACCGGTGCACTGGAGATCCCAGGTTATTCTGCGTATCTTCATCCTGTGTCTGAGCAGTTGCTCATAGGTATTGGTCAGAACGTGCAAAACTGGTTTCTCGATGGGCCTTTGGATAACGAGGATGACTTTGGCGCCAAAGTCAGTTTGTTCGATGTCAGTGATATGAGTGCGCCTTCACTGGTTGATGAAAAAGTGTTTAGTGGCGGGTTCAGTCCGGTTGAGTTTGACTATCACGCATTTAGCTACATCAAACACAGTGATGGGGTGTTCAGGATGACGCTACCCGTCGAAAGCTGGCTGACTGAGAATGACAGTGAAAACAGCGTGAGCTGGTACAAGCGTAATGAGCTGGCCGCATTTGAAGTACATACAGGCGAAACGCCCAAATTACTGTATATGGGTAGCAGTACGGCTGAGCAGCAACCAGACGCCGACACATCGCAATATTTCTGGGCCGGCGACGACAGAGGTATTTTGCATGATGAACATATTTACTACGTGCACGGTAACTTTGTCTGGTCAAGCCTGTGGCAATCGCCACAGGATACCAGCGGGCCTTTCTAA
- a CDS encoding MipA/OmpV family protein — translation MKRLSGVIGSVLFSSMAMANCETQPENCIEVSQWEFSVALGAGVATNPLKDGDHSPLIVLPYVRYYGDRFFLDNTAIGYTFYDHQAFDVSWIAELNSEQAFFSRSRPGTVLRANTLSPDLNEQVNLPQIEVPTSGEVSGDDNVNLPNDVSVQVAVTDLDQKQQESKPPSLTFDDLAKRRWAIDSGILAHWYISEQHKVRVRLLHDVRGIYNGFHSSVEYSYKLPFGDPKYAQLQLKLGVDYKDAKLGSYYYGITQRDTELTHYRYEVDSSFNPYVGMAYNHRLSKSWQFKFTAKHQWLGSSIANSPIVDEGYTTSVFIGGLYAF, via the coding sequence GTGAAACGTCTGTCGGGTGTGATTGGCTCAGTGTTGTTTAGCAGTATGGCAATGGCCAACTGTGAAACCCAACCGGAGAATTGCATTGAAGTGTCACAATGGGAGTTTTCCGTGGCATTGGGCGCCGGTGTCGCAACCAACCCCTTGAAAGATGGCGATCATTCTCCATTGATTGTGTTGCCATATGTGCGCTACTACGGCGATCGCTTTTTTCTCGATAATACCGCGATTGGTTACACATTCTATGACCACCAGGCATTTGATGTCAGCTGGATTGCAGAGCTTAATTCGGAGCAAGCTTTCTTTAGCCGCTCTAGACCAGGCACAGTATTACGCGCCAACACGCTATCCCCGGATCTCAATGAGCAAGTCAACTTACCACAAATAGAGGTGCCCACATCGGGTGAAGTCAGTGGGGATGATAACGTCAATTTACCCAATGACGTCAGTGTACAAGTCGCGGTCACAGATTTAGATCAAAAGCAGCAAGAGAGCAAGCCCCCTTCCTTAACCTTTGATGATCTTGCCAAGCGTAGATGGGCCATCGACAGCGGTATACTGGCTCACTGGTACATATCTGAACAACACAAAGTGAGGGTACGGTTACTGCATGATGTGCGTGGTATCTATAATGGCTTCCACAGTTCCGTAGAGTATAGCTACAAACTGCCTTTTGGGGACCCTAAATATGCCCAGTTACAGTTAAAACTCGGGGTCGATTACAAAGATGCCAAGCTGGGAAGCTACTACTATGGTATTACACAAAGAGACACTGAACTCACACATTATCGCTACGAGGTAGATAGCAGTTTTAACCCTTATGTGGGCATGGCTTATAATCACAGGCTAAGCAAAAGCTGGCAATTTAAATTCACGGCAAAACACCAATGGCTCGGCTCGAGCATCGCAAACAGCCCAATTGTCGACGAGGGCTATACAACCTCAGTCTTCATCGGAGGCTTGTATGCGTTTTAA
- a CDS encoding DUF3019 domain-containing protein: MRFNLALYSLSLVALMWCSQTVQAKSEPPPLFEIKPQVCMVKTQGQTCQMTIRVNWHHSAVENLCLYQSNTQLHCWEDSQHGSVKLAIKLAQNMEFSLKDPHQNTLAKKTVKVNAVVSTKYRRKLKTDWSLF, encoded by the coding sequence ATGCGTTTTAACCTTGCCCTGTATAGCCTGTCTTTGGTGGCACTAATGTGGTGCTCGCAGACAGTGCAGGCTAAATCTGAGCCGCCACCGCTATTTGAGATAAAACCTCAGGTGTGTATGGTAAAAACGCAAGGACAAACCTGTCAGATGACCATTCGGGTGAACTGGCATCACAGTGCAGTGGAAAATCTTTGCCTATACCAGTCAAATACTCAGTTACATTGCTGGGAGGACAGCCAACATGGAAGTGTCAAACTGGCCATTAAACTTGCACAAAATATGGAATTTAGTCTTAAAGATCCACACCAAAACACACTCGCCAAAAAAACCGTTAAAGTTAATGCTGTCGTCAGCACTAAGTATCGCCGGAAACTTAAAACAGATTGGAGTTTATTCTAA
- a CDS encoding response regulator: protein MIKVILVEDDERLAQLTGQFLQSNNYNVTLIHDGALAPEKIVQEQPDVVILDIMLPNLDGFEICRRIRPDYQGPVLFLTAKDSDFDHVRGLEIGADDYVIKPVEPYVLLARLNALLRRQGKQTDSTDQLTLGQLRIDKAARKTYLSEQEIDLTSYEFDLLWELARHAGDTLSREHIYNQVVGRPYDGLDRSVDVRISRLRKKLNDNLEQPYRLITVWGKGYLCSKSAWD, encoded by the coding sequence ATGATCAAAGTCATATTAGTAGAAGATGATGAAAGACTGGCTCAACTCACCGGGCAGTTTTTACAAAGTAACAATTACAATGTGACCCTGATCCATGATGGCGCACTGGCACCTGAAAAAATCGTCCAAGAACAACCTGATGTGGTGATCCTGGATATTATGTTGCCAAACCTGGATGGCTTTGAGATCTGCCGCCGAATTAGACCCGACTATCAGGGGCCGGTGCTGTTTTTAACTGCCAAAGACAGTGACTTTGACCATGTCAGAGGCCTGGAAATTGGCGCTGATGATTATGTCATCAAGCCTGTAGAGCCTTATGTGTTACTTGCCAGGCTAAATGCACTTTTGCGCCGTCAGGGCAAACAAACTGACAGTACAGATCAACTGACGCTGGGTCAATTACGGATAGATAAAGCCGCCCGCAAGACCTATCTCAGCGAGCAAGAAATCGATCTGACGAGTTACGAGTTTGATCTGCTTTGGGAGCTTGCCAGACACGCAGGTGATACCCTCAGCCGCGAGCATATTTATAACCAGGTTGTCGGCAGACCCTATGATGGACTGGACCGTAGCGTCGATGTGAGGATCTCAAGGTTACGTAAAAAGCTCAATGACAACCTTGAACAGCCCTACAGACTGATCACTGTTTGGGGTAAAGGCTATTTGTGCTCAAAATCTGCCTGGGATTAA
- a CDS encoding ATP-binding protein, which produces MLRLLVSLYIVVFASIIAINLGSEAIWRNWVEQAPDELRHATVVAGQYKQALSYITEDEFESFLSAQTQLTVFPYEDVAWLPEQLTALRQGEIITSFDDTGNALLLFMTNNGTSVAQLGPFAPAQSAEVKQYTIKFLSYSVLALLLVIWLRPLWIDLVQLKRTSEKLASGSLDLTTNRSRFSAIYTLTQQIERMALKTASLMSNQKQLVNAVSHELRTPLARLKFALAMLAPKAPEQVAAMEEDVTEMEVLIDEMLSYARLEFANQQLHMQQCDLAPLVLDQIDKLTRTTDKQLITNIIKDTPVICDPHQFTRVIQNLLQNADKYGHSAIRISLEKQQNMALFIVEDDGPGIPESKRDQVFQPFSRLDKSRNKETGGFGLGLAIVSKILSWHNTSCEIDDSELGGACFTVQLPLMSQGEPG; this is translated from the coding sequence ATGCTGCGATTGCTTGTCAGCCTTTATATTGTGGTATTCGCCAGTATTATTGCGATTAATTTAGGCAGCGAGGCAATCTGGCGCAACTGGGTCGAGCAAGCCCCCGACGAACTGCGACACGCAACTGTGGTTGCAGGGCAATATAAACAAGCACTTAGCTACATTACAGAAGACGAGTTTGAATCGTTTCTCAGTGCACAAACACAGTTGACTGTATTTCCTTATGAAGATGTTGCCTGGCTGCCGGAGCAACTGACCGCGCTCCGACAAGGTGAGATCATCACCTCTTTTGATGATACGGGGAATGCCCTGCTGCTATTTATGACCAACAATGGGACGTCTGTCGCCCAGCTAGGTCCGTTTGCACCGGCGCAATCTGCCGAAGTAAAACAGTACACCATCAAATTTCTTTCCTACTCCGTGCTGGCATTGTTGCTGGTCATCTGGCTAAGACCACTCTGGATTGATCTGGTTCAGCTGAAGCGTACATCCGAGAAGCTGGCTTCCGGATCACTTGATCTAACAACAAACCGCTCTCGCTTTTCAGCCATCTATACCCTGACTCAGCAAATTGAACGCATGGCGCTGAAAACAGCCAGTCTGATGAGCAACCAAAAGCAGCTGGTTAATGCGGTCTCGCACGAGCTGAGAACACCGCTCGCGCGTTTGAAGTTTGCGCTGGCTATGTTGGCACCCAAAGCGCCTGAACAGGTGGCGGCAATGGAAGAAGATGTGACGGAAATGGAGGTGCTGATTGATGAAATGCTTAGCTATGCCCGACTTGAGTTTGCCAATCAGCAGTTGCATATGCAGCAATGCGATCTGGCCCCATTGGTACTGGACCAGATTGACAAACTGACACGCACAACCGACAAGCAGCTGATCACCAACATCATCAAGGATACCCCGGTTATCTGCGACCCTCACCAATTCACCCGGGTCATACAAAACCTGCTGCAAAACGCCGACAAGTACGGCCATAGCGCAATCCGCATCAGCCTCGAGAAACAGCAGAACATGGCGCTATTTATCGTAGAAGACGATGGACCTGGCATTCCAGAATCAAAACGCGACCAGGTGTTTCAGCCGTTTTCCAGACTGGATAAGAGCCGCAATAAAGAAACCGGCGGATTTGGTTTAGGTCTGGCTATCGTCAGTAAAATTCTCTCCTGGCACAACACCAGTTGCGAGATTGACGACTCTGAACTGGGCGGAGCCTGCTTTACTGTGCAGCTGCCACTTATGTCGCAGGGCGAACCAGGTTAA
- the arfB gene encoding alternative ribosome rescue aminoacyl-tRNA hydrolase ArfB, giving the protein MLKLSNNVELAAWEIELSAIRSQGAGGQNVNKVASAIHLRFDIQRSTLPPFYKERLLALQDSRISKDGVIVIKAQSFRTQEQNREDALVRLKALILSAIKVEKARRATKPTRSSQRKRLDSKNKRAQTKAMRGAVKF; this is encoded by the coding sequence ATGTTAAAGCTATCAAACAATGTCGAATTAGCGGCATGGGAAATTGAACTGTCGGCGATCCGTTCGCAAGGAGCGGGTGGCCAGAATGTCAACAAGGTTGCTTCTGCCATTCATCTGAGGTTTGATATCCAGCGCTCCACTTTACCCCCATTTTATAAAGAACGTTTGCTGGCGCTGCAAGATAGTCGTATCAGCAAAGACGGTGTGATAGTGATTAAAGCACAGAGCTTTCGCACTCAGGAGCAAAACCGTGAAGATGCGTTGGTCCGGTTGAAGGCCTTGATCCTCAGTGCAATAAAAGTAGAAAAAGCACGCCGAGCGACCAAGCCCACTCGCAGCTCACAGCGTAAACGTCTCGACAGTAAAAATAAACGGGCTCAGACTAAAGCAATGCGTGGTGCCGTTAAGTTTTAA
- a CDS encoding FtsX-like permease family protein, with protein MRDLLPILKTLNHSRTAPVLFILQIAVTFMILVNAAYLAVEKQSLLSRPSGLDEQNSFYVLTNLPGDTQARASQIEQDLLALRGLSGVESASVTSGVPLSGWGSFLEVATQAEGDYDTFSGYYGGDAALLETMGLELIAGESFAQTPQYAETDGFRVATEIIITQALAQSLYPDDWRQVVGKTIYIDKRPQQVRGVVKTLQAAWSFWVVVEHSVLAPVIETSEYVYYLVRHVPGQQAQATANTLDYLMRLHGRKIEELMSFEQVKAQSYQAEYAASMTLVWVVACLSLVTALGIFGQARFAVIRRRRQIGIRRALGAQQGQIVGYFMLENALLTAVGVALGCVAAILLNVQFSNWFELATVPLDFFVIGGVCMVLLGQAATLAPACRAARVSPAIASRLGEVR; from the coding sequence ATGCGAGACTTGTTACCCATTCTCAAGACGTTGAATCACAGCCGTACTGCGCCTGTGCTGTTTATCCTGCAAATCGCCGTGACCTTTATGATTTTGGTCAATGCGGCCTATCTGGCGGTTGAAAAACAAAGCTTGTTATCCCGACCCAGTGGTCTGGACGAGCAGAACTCGTTTTACGTTCTCACTAATTTACCGGGTGATACACAAGCCAGAGCGTCGCAAATTGAACAAGATTTGCTGGCATTAAGGGGATTGTCAGGGGTTGAGTCTGCCTCCGTTACCTCCGGGGTACCATTGAGCGGTTGGGGCAGCTTTCTGGAAGTCGCGACTCAGGCTGAGGGTGATTATGATACCTTCAGTGGCTACTACGGCGGTGACGCAGCATTGCTCGAAACCATGGGGCTGGAACTGATCGCTGGCGAAAGTTTTGCCCAGACACCGCAATATGCCGAAACAGACGGGTTTAGAGTGGCGACCGAGATCATCATTACACAAGCGCTTGCCCAGTCACTTTATCCTGATGACTGGCGTCAGGTTGTGGGCAAAACTATTTATATCGACAAGCGCCCTCAGCAAGTTCGAGGCGTGGTCAAAACCTTGCAAGCTGCCTGGAGTTTTTGGGTGGTTGTCGAGCACAGTGTGCTGGCGCCTGTGATAGAGACCAGTGAATATGTGTATTATCTGGTGCGTCATGTTCCGGGTCAGCAAGCCCAGGCGACGGCCAATACTCTGGATTATCTGATGCGTCTGCATGGACGCAAAATCGAAGAATTAATGTCGTTTGAACAAGTCAAAGCGCAAAGTTATCAGGCTGAGTATGCGGCAAGCATGACCTTAGTATGGGTTGTTGCTTGCCTGTCTTTAGTGACGGCTTTGGGAATATTTGGTCAGGCACGTTTTGCAGTGATCCGGCGGCGTCGGCAAATTGGGATACGTCGTGCACTTGGCGCACAGCAAGGGCAAATTGTGGGCTACTTTATGCTTGAAAACGCGCTACTAACTGCGGTTGGTGTTGCACTGGGTTGTGTCGCGGCTATCTTACTGAATGTGCAATTTAGCAACTGGTTTGAGTTGGCCACCGTGCCACTGGACTTTTTTGTCATCGGCGGTGTGTGTATGGTGCTATTAGGGCAAGCTGCCACCCTGGCGCCGGCGTGTCGGGCTGCCAGAGTGTCTCCGGCGATTGCAAGTCGCCTGGGAGAGGTCAGATAG
- a CDS encoding ABC transporter permease has translation MRYYFKLAWISFKQTPLLSSLIVVTIAVGIAATMTTYTINYMMNQEPVPGKADSLFLVQLNSWGPQKAYYSQGDEERVPPYLTFQDMQNLWRANRAESHIPISGYRDQLKLPTQPDSEAKTALVRSTSRDFFSAFNAPIKFGSAWSEDADQQGERVAVISADTNQRLFNGENSVGQHITLGALEYRIIGVMDNWPILPRFYGEAMHAFRKPRDVFIPFETQVRNALWSSNLQPFECWQDPQDSSFEALLASECVWVYFWVELKDASQRRAYEDFLYTYVQEQRALGRFQRKILNKLSTPGEYLADREAISDDNLVALGLSLCFLLLCLLNSTNLMMAKFHGKASEISLRRAVGASKQQIFVQFSVETVLMGLFGGALGLLLAQLGLTLCSRVYQHLSSDLMHMDMYILVMTPLVAVSVSVLFGLFPVFRASRIEPASQLNGV, from the coding sequence ATGAGATATTATTTCAAACTGGCCTGGATAAGCTTCAAACAAACTCCATTATTAAGTTCCTTAATTGTGGTCACAATAGCGGTGGGCATTGCGGCCACCATGACCACTTACACCATCAATTACATGATGAATCAGGAGCCGGTACCCGGCAAAGCCGACTCGTTGTTTTTAGTCCAGCTTAATAGCTGGGGCCCACAAAAAGCCTATTATAGCCAGGGCGATGAAGAGCGGGTGCCGCCTTATCTGACCTTTCAGGATATGCAAAACTTATGGCGCGCGAACCGTGCCGAGTCCCACATTCCTATCAGTGGTTATCGCGACCAACTGAAGCTGCCGACTCAGCCAGACTCTGAAGCAAAAACGGCACTGGTGCGCTCTACCAGTCGCGACTTCTTTAGTGCTTTTAATGCGCCCATTAAATTTGGCAGCGCCTGGTCTGAGGATGCCGATCAGCAGGGGGAGCGGGTGGCGGTGATCAGCGCAGACACGAATCAGCGACTGTTCAATGGTGAGAACTCAGTGGGCCAGCACATTACACTGGGTGCACTGGAGTATCGCATTATCGGGGTCATGGATAACTGGCCCATCTTGCCACGTTTTTATGGCGAGGCTATGCATGCATTTCGCAAACCCAGAGACGTCTTTATCCCATTTGAGACCCAAGTACGTAACGCCCTGTGGTCGTCAAATTTGCAGCCGTTTGAATGCTGGCAAGATCCACAAGACAGCTCGTTTGAAGCCCTGTTAGCGTCTGAGTGTGTCTGGGTTTATTTTTGGGTTGAGTTAAAAGATGCCAGTCAACGCCGTGCTTACGAGGATTTCCTTTATACCTATGTCCAGGAGCAGCGTGCTTTGGGGCGGTTTCAGCGTAAAATTCTCAACAAGCTGAGCACACCAGGTGAGTATCTTGCCGATCGCGAAGCCATTTCTGATGATAACCTGGTGGCACTGGGCTTATCTCTGTGCTTTTTATTGCTGTGCTTACTGAACAGCACCAATCTGATGATGGCCAAGTTTCATGGTAAGGCCAGCGAAATTAGTTTGCGCCGCGCAGTCGGTGCAAGTAAGCAGCAGATATTTGTTCAGTTTAGTGTAGAAACTGTATTGATGGGCCTGTTTGGTGGGGCGCTAGGCCTGTTACTTGCTCAGCTGGGGCTGACTTTATGTAGTCGGGTTTATCAGCACCTGAGCAGTGATTTAATGCACATGGATATGTATATTCTGGTTATGACGCCATTGGTGGCAGTTTCTGTTAGCGTACTTTTTGGGCTGTTCCCCGTCTTTCGTGCCAGCCGGATAGAGCCTGCCAGCCAGCTAAACGGTGTGTAA
- a CDS encoding efflux RND transporter periplasmic adaptor subunit: protein MQYIDDTSAQDSQLEKKHNYKLYFLIIAGVFISLYFVVPQILAWASGESAVRMDNIHVAEVRRGEFIRDISVQGRVIASRRPTLYSPAEGTVTYQVTAGDSVEINQPLAQIDSPELKSLLAQEQAELTRLKTQLEREKIQAKKQDLAQENYLGQAIVALNAAKREMRRNEEGKKNQVVSDIDYQKAKDELENAQREHRLAVKEVALLKESQKFEIQTRAIELQAQQVLVDELQRRVASLEIRSPVNGIVGNLSVDQKNTVVKNQPLLSVVDLSHYEVEVNIPENYADDLALGMPAQITLNGRAYEGELTAISPEIVRGQVEGKIRFKEAEITGLRQNQRLTSRIVLEEKSGVTYLPRGQFVDAYSGKYAYVLDEGSAVKKPISLGSKSLGQVEVLSGLAVGDTVIISDTRMFNSAERVRVVQ, encoded by the coding sequence ATGCAGTATATCGATGATACCAGCGCTCAGGACAGCCAACTAGAGAAAAAACACAACTACAAACTGTACTTCCTGATCATCGCTGGTGTATTTATTTCATTATATTTTGTTGTTCCTCAGATACTTGCCTGGGCAAGCGGTGAGAGTGCGGTCAGAATGGACAACATACATGTTGCCGAAGTGCGCCGTGGTGAGTTCATCCGGGACATTTCTGTACAGGGTCGCGTAATCGCATCGCGCCGTCCAACCCTTTATAGCCCGGCAGAAGGCACGGTGACTTATCAGGTTACAGCAGGCGATTCGGTTGAAATTAACCAGCCTCTGGCTCAGATTGACAGCCCTGAGCTGAAAAGCTTGCTAGCACAGGAACAGGCAGAGCTAACACGTCTAAAAACGCAACTTGAACGAGAAAAGATTCAGGCAAAGAAGCAGGACCTGGCGCAGGAAAACTACCTGGGTCAAGCGATAGTCGCTCTGAACGCGGCTAAACGCGAAATGCGCCGAAATGAAGAAGGTAAGAAAAACCAGGTTGTGAGCGACATAGACTATCAAAAAGCCAAGGATGAGCTGGAAAACGCACAGCGGGAGCATCGCCTGGCGGTCAAAGAGGTCGCGTTGCTTAAAGAGAGCCAGAAGTTCGAGATCCAGACGCGGGCAATCGAATTACAGGCACAGCAGGTGCTGGTGGATGAACTGCAACGTCGTGTGGCGTCACTGGAGATCCGTTCTCCGGTTAACGGCATTGTTGGTAACCTGAGTGTTGACCAAAAAAATACGGTGGTAAAGAACCAACCGTTGCTCAGCGTCGTCGACTTGTCCCACTACGAGGTCGAAGTCAATATTCCTGAAAACTATGCCGATGACCTGGCATTGGGCATGCCAGCTCAAATTACCTTAAACGGTCGCGCCTACGAAGGTGAGTTGACTGCCATTTCCCCGGAGATCGTACGTGGTCAGGTGGAAGGTAAAATCCGTTTTAAGGAGGCAGAGATCACTGGACTGAGACAAAATCAGCGCCTGACCAGCCGCATCGTGCTGGAAGAAAAGTCGGGTGTGACTTACCTGCCCAGAGGCCAGTTTGTTGATGCATATAGTGGTAAGTATGCCTATGTTTTGGATGAAGGCAGCGCAGTGAAAAAGCCGATCAGCCTGGGATCGAAAAGCCTCGGCCAGGTAGAGGTGCTTTCCGGACTGGCGGTTGGCGATACGGTGATTATATCGGATACACGGATGTTCAACAGTGCTGAACGCGTGCGAGTTGTTCAGTAA
- the nhaR gene encoding transcriptional activator NhaR, whose protein sequence is MITNINYNHLYYFWQVSRHGSIAAASKILHLTPQTISAQITSLEQRLGKPLFLREGRGLRLTEYGQLTQQYADDMFAIAEEWLETTKGDLASINRTLKVGISDALPKSLVSKWLAPLIDNERISNLHCIDGQQAELLAQMATHKLDLVLADKPLDSDTPFKLFCHEIGKSQIGFYGNKQDQSLTCDNFPAALADTPIILPAKNSPVTSAIQYWLNELKIEISVAGHVDDSALMKALGQQGFGVFPAPLSVREEIERHYDVNFIGAIENVYQNYYAFTPDRLIKDSIYSEFVQHARSIDDTTGNRYE, encoded by the coding sequence ATGATAACGAACATAAATTATAATCACCTGTACTACTTCTGGCAGGTAAGCCGCCACGGCAGTATTGCCGCAGCGAGCAAAATATTACACCTGACACCACAAACCATCAGTGCGCAGATCACCAGTCTGGAGCAGCGCCTTGGTAAGCCTTTGTTTTTAAGGGAAGGCAGAGGGCTCAGGCTAACGGAATACGGACAACTCACACAGCAGTATGCCGATGATATGTTTGCCATTGCCGAGGAGTGGCTCGAAACCACTAAGGGCGACCTGGCCTCAATCAACCGCACTCTAAAGGTCGGTATTTCTGATGCCCTGCCAAAATCTCTGGTATCAAAATGGCTGGCTCCGTTGATAGATAACGAACGCATCTCAAACCTGCACTGTATTGATGGCCAGCAAGCCGAGCTCTTGGCACAAATGGCAACGCACAAGCTGGACCTGGTGTTGGCGGATAAACCCTTAGATAGCGATACCCCGTTTAAGCTCTTCTGCCACGAAATTGGCAAGAGCCAGATTGGTTTTTACGGTAACAAACAAGATCAGTCCCTGACCTGCGATAACTTCCCGGCAGCGCTGGCCGATACCCCCATCATATTGCCGGCCAAGAATAGTCCGGTGACCAGTGCCATTCAATATTGGCTCAATGAGCTCAAAATCGAGATCTCCGTAGCAGGTCATGTGGACGACAGTGCTTTGATGAAAGCACTGGGGCAACAAGGGTTTGGCGTATTCCCTGCGCCTTTGTCTGTACGTGAGGAAATCGAGCGTCATTATGATGTGAACTTTATCGGAGCCATCGAAAACGTCTATCAGAATTATTACGCTTTTACCCCCGACAGACTGATCAAAGACTCCATTTACTCAGAGTTTGTCCAGCACGCTCGTAGCATAGATGACACAACAGGGAACCGATATGAGTAA